Genomic DNA from Caldivirga sp.:
CTTACTGAGGATTATGTCTTAACAGCTAGGGCCAGGGGGTTGCGTGAAAGGAGAGTGTTGAATTCATACATTGGTAAGAACTCAATACTACCTCAATTAACGCTACTAGCCTACTCCTATGGCTTACTCTTCGGTAATAGCATATTCATTGAGTCAATGTTCTCAATACCTGGATTAGGCTACTTAATTAATGTAACCGCAGGCACCTCAGACTATATGACTACTGTGGGGGCTTTCATGGTCATAATAATATCAGTAATAATAGGTAACTTCATAGCTGATTTAACGTATGGGCTAGTGGACCCAAGGATAAGGGGGGTTATTTGAGAGGCCTATTGTAGGCCTGTATTCATTCCCCACTTAGGCTTGACTCCTCTATTGACTTTACCATTACTGATGACGTTGTTGACTCTATTAAGTCCTTGGCTATTTCATAGTATGAGTTAACGAGTTGAAGTAACCGTTGCTTAACGTGATCAATTGGTAATGCGTAGTAAACGTAGGTGTATCCTCCCCTCCTAGTTAATACTGCCCTCCTGGCCACTAATCCAAGTTGAATAAGCTTCATGAGTGACTTCTCCACTGTGCTTCTGGATTTCTTGACTACTGCTGATATTTCTGATACTGTTAATGGGTCATTACCGCCATTGCTTAGTAACGTGTGATATACGGTAACATCTGTTATTGACAATTTCAAGATACATCTAAGTATATATTTCAAATCGATGTTCTTAACTAGATTTTCCACATCAACTTCTTTCAATGTATTTAGATACATCTAATCACCTAAGAGGGTTAGCTAGCGACTCTTTATAAACCATTCTCTAATGGAACCATATGAGTCAAGCTTAATTACTTCAATACTTAATCTTCAGTGTGAAGAAGCCGCTGATAGCATCAGTAGGTAACCTTAACCTAGACGTGTACTTCAGGGTACAGTCACTACCCGAGAATGATGGAGCTGTCGAAGCCTATGAGGCGTACATAGGGGGAGGCGGATCCGCAGCTAACTTCGCAGTACAAGTCTCAAGGCTTGGAGCCTACGTAAGATTCATTGGTGCCGTTGGCTCTGACATGATTAGTGATGCGCTTCTGGATGATCTTAAGGAGGCTGGGGTTGATGTTAGGTGGGTTAAGAGGATTAATGTTGAGAGGAGTGGTCTTGTTGTAGTTTTAATAGGCCCTGAGAACGGTAAAAGGATGATTGAATACAGGGGCGCTAACTTAGGCTTAACGCCAAGTGACATAAGCACTGAGTCACTCAGTGAAATTAATCACCTACATTTAGCATTAAGTAGGTTAAACATAATTGAGGCTGGGGTTAGAAGGGCTAGGGAACTAGGCCTAACAGTCTCAATTGATGGAGGTGCTGGGTTGTCCTCATATGACATAAACATACTTAAACCATTAATGGATGGCGTTAACACTTGGTTCATGAATAGTCTTGAGGCAAGGAGACTAGCTAACATTAATGACCCCATTTCAGCTGGGTTAAGGATATTCGAGAATATTAATGTTGAGGAACTAGTAGTCACCCTTGGCCCAGGGGGTGCAGTGTCATTTACTGAAGATGGGGCTAAACTAGTTGAGGCCTTTAAGGTAGCGCCCATAGACACCACTGGGGCTGGCGATGTCTTCGCTGCTTCATATGTTTTCGCTAAGTTAATAGGCTTGGAGAGGGTTAGTAGATTAATCTTCGCTAATGCAGCGGCATCAATAAAGGTTACTAGAAGAGGCGCAAGGGCTGGGCCTAGGATTGATGAAGTACTAGAGTTCCTTAAGGCTGTGGGTTACGGTGGTTTAGCGGGCGAGATTAGGGGTGTTCTTAGCCAATAGTACGTTGGGGTTCAATTCCCTTAAGGACCTGTAGAGA
This window encodes:
- a CDS encoding carbohydrate kinase family protein, encoding MKKPLIASVGNLNLDVYFRVQSLPENDGAVEAYEAYIGGGGSAANFAVQVSRLGAYVRFIGAVGSDMISDALLDDLKEAGVDVRWVKRINVERSGLVVVLIGPENGKRMIEYRGANLGLTPSDISTESLSEINHLHLALSRLNIIEAGVRRARELGLTVSIDGGAGLSSYDINILKPLMDGVNTWFMNSLEARRLANINDPISAGLRIFENINVEELVVTLGPGGAVSFTEDGAKLVEAFKVAPIDTTGAGDVFAASYVFAKLIGLERVSRLIFANAAASIKVTRRGARAGPRIDEVLEFLKAVGYGGLAGEIRGVLSQ
- a CDS encoding helix-turn-helix domain-containing protein produces the protein MSITDVTVYHTLLSNGGNDPLTVSEISAVVKKSRSTVEKSLMKLIQLGLVARRAVLTRRGGYTYVYYALPIDHVKQRLLQLVNSYYEIAKDLIESTTSSVMVKSIEESSLSGE